One window from the genome of Montipora foliosa isolate CH-2021 chromosome 5, ASM3666993v2, whole genome shotgun sequence encodes:
- the LOC138003228 gene encoding histamine H2 receptor-like: MTPPEWITWMTVGLAESVAIVTLNLCTIIVFTRNRNLRKRSTYLMINLAVIDMLVGGVAVFFLFYWFGVFCNVWRGHLNGHLKDYIETRLPGVFPGVSLLNMTIIALERAYATFRPFKHRVLKKRVYGLLIVFIWVITALSTSINFKYPEGVVDLYSKIAFSSFVLLIICVSYSSIVIKVRCGAQLRHHGAASRERKLTVTLLIVTVASLLLYLPANTFALLLYSGKFKMPFPVAANLYFALYVLAYANSLVNPILYAIRMPEYRSTLAALFCKRTVRNRERRVGDLPLNDL, from the coding sequence ATGACTCCACCCGAGTGGATAACCTGGATGACTGTAGGCTTGGCCGAGTCTGTTGCCATAGTAACGCTCAACCTCTGTacgataattgtttttacaagaAACCGTAATCTCCGCAAGCGCAGTACGTACCTGATGATAAATTTGGCAGTTATAGACATGTTGGTTGGAGGAGTTGCTGTGTTTTTTCTGTTCTATTGGTTTGGAGTATTCTGTAATGTATGGAGGGGGCATCTAAATGGACATTTGAAAGATTATATAGAGACAAGACTACCTGGTGTTTTTCCTGGTGTGTCTTTACTAAACATGACCATTATTGCTTTAGAACGGGCATATGCGACATTTCGGCCTTTCAAGCATCGCGTGCTGAAAAAACGGGTGTATGGCCTATTAATTGTCTTTATTTGGGTTATTACGGCATTAAGTACTTCCATAAATTTTAAATATCCTGAGGGAGTAGTTGATCTTTACTCAAAGATTGCATTTAGCTCGTTTGTACTTTTGATCATTTGTGTATCTTACTCATCCATTGTTATTAAAGTCCGTTGTGGAGCGCAGCTTCGACACCATGGTGCAGCcagtagagaaagaaaactgaccgtGACATTGTTGATTGTGACTGTTGCATCTCTTTTGTTGTACCTGCCTGCTAATACTTTCGCTCTTCTCCTTTATAGCGGTAAATTTAAAATGCCCTTTCCAGTGGCTGCAAATCTTTATTTTGCACTTTATGTTTTAGCTTATGCAAACTCTCTTGTCAATCCTATATTATACGCTATCCGCATGCCAGAATACAGATCTACTTTAGCTGCACTCTTTTGCAAACGTACTGTTCGTAACCGTGAAAGGCGAGTTGGAGATTTACCTCTTAATGATTTGTAA